Proteins found in one Nitrososphaerota archaeon genomic segment:
- a CDS encoding branched-chain amino acid transaminase, with the protein MKEVGKIWMNGKMVPFKDAKVHVLTHALHYSTAVFEGIRCYNTPKGSAIFRLPEHVDRFFRSAKLYSMKMEYTKDQITDAIEKTVKASTLKECYIRPLAYYGYGTMGLTPTPNKVDVSIACWEWKMGESKAGKQTGAKCKISSWLRIDSRSQPMQAKGASNYANAALARVEALKNGYDEAIMLNYHGKIAEGSAENIFVVKNGQIYTPPLTSGCLAGITRDSVIQIIESNGMDITEQELDRDDLYSSDEIFMTGTAAEVKSVSQVDDVTIADGKMGNVTKSLQKSFMDVAMGRDERFIHWLKYL; encoded by the coding sequence ATGAAAGAAGTAGGAAAAATCTGGATGAACGGTAAGATGGTACCGTTCAAAGATGCCAAAGTCCACGTACTTACTCATGCTTTACATTACTCAACGGCAGTCTTTGAGGGAATTCGCTGCTACAACACCCCAAAAGGCTCTGCAATATTTCGACTACCAGAACATGTTGATAGGTTCTTCAGGTCTGCAAAACTGTATTCAATGAAAATGGAATATACAAAAGACCAGATAACCGATGCGATAGAAAAGACAGTAAAGGCAAGTACCCTAAAAGAGTGCTATATTCGACCGCTGGCATATTACGGATATGGTACCATGGGACTGACTCCCACTCCGAACAAGGTTGATGTCTCCATTGCATGTTGGGAGTGGAAGATGGGCGAATCAAAAGCAGGAAAGCAAACCGGTGCAAAATGCAAAATTTCCAGCTGGCTGCGAATTGATTCCAGGTCACAGCCAATGCAGGCAAAGGGAGCATCGAACTATGCAAATGCAGCTCTAGCAAGAGTGGAGGCACTCAAAAATGGATACGATGAAGCTATCATGCTGAACTATCACGGAAAAATAGCCGAAGGTAGTGCAGAAAACATTTTTGTTGTAAAGAATGGCCAAATTTACACGCCGCCGCTAACATCAGGCTGCCTTGCAGGAATCACGCGAGACTCTGTAATCCAGATAATAGAATCAAACGGTATGGACATTACAGAGCAAGAGTTAGACCGCGACGATCTGTATTCATCAGACGAGATATTCATGACCGGGACTGCGGCCGAGGTCAAGTCGGTATCCCAAGTAGACGATGTAACCATAGCTGACGGCAAAATGGGCAACGTCACCAAATCCCTACAAAAATCATTCATGGATGTAGCGATGGGTAGGGACGAACGATTCATACACTGGCTAAAATACCTATAA